In the genome of Phaeodactylum tricornutum CCAP 1055/1 chromosome 20, whole genome shotgun sequence, one region contains:
- a CDS encoding predicted protein: MNSPFLSMGQETYHVSLKNVFGQNRRKLCKALQQKPVSEGNLVVYLHGGPSETRFDSDHEPLFRQESYFWYLTGVKEPDCAIAIDVATQHATLFIPNLPASYATIMGRIKTREEWKEHYQVGEVLFTDDVEDTLAGMLEKRSNGTKSKLLLMKGLNSDSGKVYEPPVTIVNHEKLSSHVDVELLFPILAECRVFKTAAEQGVLQFVTEVTSFAHAYVMRNMKPGMMEYQGESLFRHYCYYNYGCRLVGYTPICGCGPDAAVLHYGHAGEPNARQSNVGDNCLFDMGAEYFGYGSDVTCSFPIDGVFNDRQRPIYQAVLNAQIAVYRMIKPGVSYVACHKAAEAAILKVLVEVGIVNLAGKTIDDLVEMRLGAVFMPHGLGHFIGIDTHDVGGYLAGHPERSELPGLKSLRTARILLENMTLTVEPGCYFIDHLLNEALAEGSFLKVHMNEAKVNHYRGFGGVRLEDVIVVTADGIINYTLCPRTIEEVESVMAGGKWPPTEDIAPELFRARLTEPNPLPSPPSL; the protein is encoded by the exons ATGAACTCTCCCTTTCTATCAATGGGTCAAGAAACCTACCATGTGTCGCTCAAAAACGTATTCGGCCAAAATCGTCGCAAGCTTTGCAAAGCTCTGCAGCAAAAACCTGTTTCCGAAGGCAACCTCGTCGTGTATCTGCACGGTGGGCCGAGCGAAACGCGGTTCGATTCAGATCACGAGCCGCTCTTTCGTCAAGAATCATACTTCTGGTACTTAACTGGTGTCAAAGAACCCGATTGTGCTATCGCTATCGACGTTGCTACCCAACACGCGACGTTGTTCATTCCGAACCTTCCCGCTTCATACGCGACGATAATGGGACGAATCAAGACGCGGGAAGAATGGAAAGAGCACTACCAGGTGGGAGAAGTATTGTTCACTGACGACGTTGAGGATACGTTGGCGGGGATGCTGGAGAAGAGAAGCAATGGCACAAAGTCCAAACTGT TGCTTATGAAGGGGCTCAATTCGGATTCTGGCAAAGTATACGAGCCGCCCGTCACTATCGTCAACCACGAGAAGTTATCTTCTCATGTTGATGTTGAGTTATTGTTTCCAATTTTGGCCGAATGCCGCGTTTTCAAAACAGCTGCCGAGCAGGGTGTGTTGCAGTTCGTCACGGAAGTCACTTCTTTTGCCCATGCGTACGTGATGCGCAACATGAAACCAGGCATGATGGAATATCAAGGTGAAAGCCTCTTTCGGCACTATTGTTATTACAATTATGGATGTCGACTGGTGGGCTACACTCCCATTTGTGGATGCGGACCCGACGCCGCGGTCTTGCACTACGGGCATGCGGGTGAGCCCAACGCTCGACAAAGCAATGTAGGTGACAACTGCCTGTTTGACATGGGCGCGGAGTACTTTGGCTACGGGTCCGACGTAACTTGTTCTTTCCCAATCGACGGTGTGTTCAATGATCGTCAGCGTCCTATATATCAAGCGGTCTTAAATGCTCAAATTGCGGTGTACAGGATGATCAAGCCTGGCGTTTCGTATGTCGCTTGTCACAAAGCTGCCGAAGCTGCTATTCTCAAGGTTTTGGTCGAGGTTGGAATTGTAAACCTCGCGGGCAAGACGATCGACGATTTGGTGGAGATGCGACTCGGAGCTGTCTTTATGCCCCATGGATTGGGTCATTTTATCGGTATTGATACACACGACGTCGGTGGCTATTTGGCTGGGCATCCAGAACGAAGCGAGTTGCCTGGTTTAAAGTCTCTACGTACGGCGCGGATATTGCTCGAGAACATGACCCTGACAGTTGAACCAGGTTGCTACTTCATCGATCACCTCTTAAATGAAGCGCTGGCGGAAGGATCTTTTCTCAAAGTACATATGAATGAAGCTAAAGTGAACCACTACCGAGGGTTTGGTGGCGTACGCTTGGAAGATGTCATTGTCGTGACAGCAGACGGTATAATCAATTACACGCTGTGCCCTCGTACCATAGAAGAAGTGGAATCCGTCATGGCGGGTGGCAAGTGGCCGCCTACCGAGGACATCGCACCAGAGCTGTTCCGAGCCCGTCTGACGGAACCCAACCCCCTGCCTTCGCCGCCTTCCCTCTAA
- a CDS encoding predicted protein, protein MRPYLLQGHERPITTIKFNYDGDLLFSASKDLVPSVWRADNGERLGTFNGHKGTVWDLDCDRFTTRLLTASADATCRLWKCETGECLFVFNHRGPVRGVAWAEGSRKFATISDPFVEHNSKIRVFDCPENGDLTDDDVMEIDLPKIGGKRVNPTNIQWTGNNEDLLVAFDNGEIRLYDPETGDLKEEIQAHDKKINRLRFNRDKTLFITSSADFTSKLFDPVDLKHLKTYRTDRPVNDAVISNKKDHILVGGGQDAMSVTTTSGKVGKFETRFFNMVYEDEFGSVKGHFGPINACRSYASGAEDGYVRLHLFDKDYLDMKDPVPEEDEAEEVPPTSQ, encoded by the exons ATG AGGCCTTACCTTTTGCAAGGACACGAACGTCCGATTACGACGATCAAATTCAACTACGACGGCGACTTGTTGTTTTCGGCTTCGAAGGATCTGGTGCCATCGGTTTGGCGTGCCGACAACGGCGAACGCTTGGGTACCTTCAACGGACACAAGGGTACCGTCTGGGACTTGGACTGCGATCGCTTCACCACGCGATTGTTGACGGCGTCCGCCGATGCCACTTGCCGCTTGTGGAAGTGCGAAACGGGTGAATGTTTGTTCGTGTTCAATCACAGGGGTCCCGTTCGCGGAGTAGCGTGGGCGGAAGGCTCTCGGAAATTTGCTACAATCTCGGATCCCTTCGTTGAGCACAATTCGAAAATTCGAGTGTTTGACTGTCCAGAAAACGGTGACCttaccgacgacgatgttATGGAAATCGACCTACCCAAGATAGGAGGCAAGCGTGTCAATCCTACCAACATCCAGTGGACGGGCAACAATGAAGATCTGCTGGTAGCATTCGACAATGGTGAGATCCGTCTGTACGACCCAGAAACAGGTGActtgaaagaagaaattcagGCGCACGATAAAAAAATCAATCGGCTACGATTCAACAGGGACAAAACCCTTTTCATCACGAGTTCCGCTGATTTCACTTCCAAATTATTCGACCCTGTCGATCTCAAGCACTTGAAAACTTATAGGACGGATAGGCCCGTCAATGACGCAGTTATTTCTAATAAAAAAGACCACATTCTTGTGGGAGGAGGGCAGGACGCCATGAGTGTAACAACAACTTCCGGTAAGGTCGGGAAGTTTGAGACACGATTCTTCAACATGGTGTATGAGGATGAATTTGGAAGCGTCAAGGGGCATTTTGGTCCGATCAATGCGT GCCGCAGTTATGCTAGCGGTGCTGAGGACGGATATGTTCGTCTTCATCTGTTCGATAAGGACTATCTAGATATGAAAGACCCCGTACCGGAAGAGGATGAAGCAGAGGAAGTACCGCCCACTAGTCAGTAA
- a CDS encoding predicted protein, whose protein sequence is LQIVYHDSDIVVVNKPPDVLTVPGIHSRSCVLDLVHDRFGEAVQDKAHMIVHRLDMATSGIVLFGRTLNITKRMQAIFRDRLVLKTYQALLMGHFPIDKGTIDLPLQRDHEYPPFMRISTPTSEADAVQAVKDLQQHGWKKLIRKKPKPSQTSFRVLARSFRNGLPFTRMELVPVTGRTHQLRVHCAALGYPIVGDPTYDEYVPNEKAMCLHAALLQCEHPTTGMPIVFEASPDF, encoded by the exons CTACAGATTGTCTACCACGATAGCGACATTGTGGTGGTCAATAAACCGCCCGATGTCTTGACCGTACCGGGCATTCACAGTCGGAGTTGTGTTTTGGATCTAGTACACGATCGTTTCGGGGAGGCCGTTCAGGACAAAGCACACATGATTGTTCATCGACTCGACATGGCTACCAGTGGCATTGTCTTGTTTGGACGAACACTGAATATAACGAAACGAATGCAAGCTATTTTCCGAGATCGGCTTGTGCTCAAGACATACCAAGCATTGTTGATGGGGCACTTTCCCATCGACAAGGGTACAATCGACCTACCTCTCCAACGGGATCACGAGTATCCACCCTTTATGCGCATTTCGACACCCACTTCCGAAGCCGATGCTGTACAAGCTGTCAAGGACTTGCAACAACACGGATGGAAAAAATTGATACGGAAAAAACCCAAACCGAGTCAAACAAGTTTTCGAGTGTTGGCGCGATCATTCCGGAACGGCCTCCCCTTTACACGTATGGAACTTGTTCCCGTAACGGGTCGAACGCATCAACTACGAGTGCATTGTGCAGCTCTGGGCTATCCCATCGTAGGCGATCCCACGTATG ACGAATACGTTCCGAACGAGAAAGCGATGTGCTTGCATGCGGCTCTGCTTCAGTGCGAACATCCCACCACTGGTATGCCGATCGTATTTGAAGCAAGTCCCGATTTTTGA
- the CPS-II gene encoding predicted protein (Carbamoyl-phosphate synthase II is the first step of the UTP biosynthetic pathway.): protein MGHAFGANTTVSGEVVFNTGMVGYPEALTDPSYRGQILVLTYPLIGNYGVPDENIKDAHGLPKYFESSQIHVAGLIVSSYSWQHSHWAAQKSLSKWLTDNNVPAMYGVDTRALTKRLREHGSILGRMIVNPPRIEESVSSEMFDDPNTRNLVAEVSTKKVVVYGTGNSPKVIAYDCGMKYNIIRYLVEIHKVELAVVPYDYDLEANPDNLEWEGLFLSNGPGNPTMCEQTIKSIQYALNLEVAKPIFGICLGNQLLALASGAKTYKLKYGNRGMNQPCIDLRTGRCYITPQNHGFAVDAASLCEFWKPLFLNANDLTNEGIVHTNKPFFSVQFHPEACGGPTDTAFLFDKFVGHVKNVPQPLVLQDSLSYERKTYKKVLLVGSGGLSIGQAGEFDYSGSQCIKALKEEGIEVILINPNIATVQTSQEKEEKQARAADRVYFLPIQPNVVMDIIRKERPDGIIVSMGGQTALNVGVQLWRSGELQAEGVEVLGTQIPVIVATEDREIFSEKLKEIDETIALSYSATNIEEAVVAANKIGYPVLIRAAYALGGLGSGFAENDAELKTMAAKAFSTSDQILIDQDLRGWKELEYEVVRDNSDNCITVCNMENFDPLGIHTGDSIVVAPSQTLTNREYFMLRRTALKVVRHLGIVGECNIQYALHPESERYCIIEVNARLSRSSALASKATGYPLAYVATKLSLGKNLVSIRNSVTKTTTACFEPSLDYCVLKMPRWDLKKFSRVSNKLGSSMLSVGEVMSIGRSFEEVMQKACRMVNPNLDGLEGNYSGLVDESFDLETQLTTPTDTRLFAVQTALENGWSVDKVHDLTKIDRWFLSKLNNIATMRKAAMAAGSLDNLTSNNGRERMRQLKMAGFSDRQIARYVGLPGTLDGESRVRDRRKYLGVTPVVKQIDTLAAEFPAQTNYLYVTYSGDEDDIEPSSHSSQLTPSYRYSLTEKSRLDSGEFRARARAFSVGQAVAKNTLKEAKERGVIVLGCGAYCIGSSVEFDWCAVSCIRQLRRDGFKSIIINYNPETVSTDYDESDQLYFEELSTERVLDIYEREGAAGVIVSVGGQIPNNLADPLSQSGVNILGTDSSDIGRAEDRRQFSDMLDTLGIQQPEWSVLKSKDEAILFAEKVEYPVLVRPSFVLSGASMRVAADEFQLRNFLDLAADVGNDKPVVVTKFILGAKEIEFDAVANKGTILNYAIGEHLENAGVHSGDATVILPAQKLYVSTIRQVKRYASAIAKSLRITGPFNIQFMAKGNHVQVIECNLRASRTFPFVSKTLNNNFISLATKAMVGLEAVPYKISLLDIDFICVKAPIFSFTRLRGADPTLGVEMASTGEVACFGEDSHSAFLQSMLSTTFKLPNKNRTILLSIASEEYRREFAEAAVILHRLGYKLFGTPGTAAYYQDNHGIEIKSVSKPDAETDDAPGTALHEIKNGKIDLVINVSEGATRREEITSGYIIRRAVVDFGVSLVTDVKCAIKLAECFDRGMGDGKFVPRHIVSAQSFTRGQIQICNVGQCASKTESFGDLQRTSATGKTP, encoded by the exons ATGGGACACGCGTTCGGTGCCAACACGACCGTTTCGGGGGAGGTCGTCTTCAACACGGGTATGGTCGGCTATCCGGAAGCATTGACGGATCCTTCCTACCGTGGACAGATCCTCGTCTTGACGTATCCCTTGATTGGCAACTACGGGGTGCCAGATGAGAATATCAAGGATGCGCACGGCTTGCCCAAGTACTTTGAGTCTTCACAAATTCACGTTGCCGGTCTCATTGTCAGCAGTTATTCTTGGCAGCATTCCCATTGGGCGGCACAAAAATCTCTCAGCAAGTGGCTGACGGACAACAACGTACCCGCCATGTATGGTGTCGATACTCGTGCGCTTACCAAGCGATTGCGAGAACACGGGTCGATCCTGGGACGCATGATTGTG AATCCGCCCCGTATCGAAGAATCGGTTTCTTCCGAAATGTTTGACGATCCGAATACACGCAATTTGGTCGCGGAGGTCTCGACCAAGAAAGTCGTTGTCTACGGCACGGGAAACTCGCCCAAGGTCATTGCCTACGATTGCGGAATGAAGTATAACATTATTCGCTACCTCGTCGAGATTCACAAGGTCGAGCTCGCTGTTGTTCCTTACGACTACGATCTCGAAGCTAATCCCGACAACCTCGAATGGGAAGGCCTCTTTCTTTCCAACGGTCCCGGGAACCCGACCATGTGCGAGCAAACCATCAAGTCGATTCAGTACGCCTTGAATCTGGAAGTAGCCAAGCCAATCTTTGGTATTTGTCTCGGTAATCAGCTGCTGGCACTCGCTTCTGGCGCCAAGACCTACAAGCTCAAGTATGGAAACCGTGGAATGAATCAGCCTTGTATCGACTTGCGGACGGGACGATGCTACATTACTCCACAGAATCACGGCTTTGCCGTCGACGCAGCGAGTTTGTGCGAGTTTTGGAAACCACTCTTTCTCAACGCCAACGATCTGACCAACGAAGGTATCGTACACACGAACAAGCCCTTTTTCAGTGTCCAGTTTCACCCGGAAGCGTGCGGCGGTCCGACCGACACTGCGTTTTTGTTCGACAAATTCGTCGGACACGTAAAGAATGTGCCACAGCCGTTGGTGTTGCAAGATAGTCTCAGCTACGAGCGCAAGACGTACAAGAAAGTTTTGCTGGTTGGTAGTGGCGGTTTGAGCATCGGACAGGCTGGTGAATTTGATTACTCCGGAAGCCAGTGCATCAAGGCGCTCAAGGAGGAAGGCATTGAAGTCATCCTGATCAACCCGAACATCGCAACCGTTCAGACCTCacaagaaaaggaagaaaaacaGGCTCGTGCTGCTGACCGAGTCTACTTTTTGCCCATTCAACCCAATGTTGTCATGGACATCATTCGCAAAGAGCGCCCTGATGGTATCATCGTATCCATGGGTGGACAGACTGCCTTGAACGTTGGAGTTCAGCTTTGGCGCTCGGGGGAACTTCAGGCTGAAGGTGTGGAAGTTCTCGGTACGCAAATTCCTGTCATTGTAGCTACAGAAGACCGCGAGATCTTCAGTGAAAAGCTGAAGGAAATTGATGAGACTATTGCTCTCTCGTATAGCGCTACCAATATTGAGGAGGCGGTCGTAGCCGCGAACAAGATTGGATACCCCGTGCTGATCCGAGCTGCCTACGCTTTGGGAGGTCTAGGGTCTGGATTCGCGGAGAACGATGCCGAGCTCAAGACAATGGCAGCCAAGGCCTTTTCGACGAGCGATCAAATTTTGATTGACCAGGACTTGCGTGGTTGGAAGGAACTAGAATATGAAGTTGTCCGTGACAACAGTGACAACTGTATTACGGTGTGCAATATGGAGAATTTCGATCCTCTGGGTATTCACACGGGAGACTCCATTGTTGTCGCCCCATCTCAAACTTTGACCAACCGGGAGTACTTTATGCTCCGCCGTACTGCTCTGAAGGTGGTTCGCCACTTAGGTATTGTTGGAGAATGCAACATCCAGTACGCCTTGCACCCTGAAAGTGAACGCTATTGTATCATTGAGGTGAATGCTCGTCTTTCGCGATCCTCTGCCTTGGCCTCCAAGGCCACTGGTTATCCACTTGCTTACGTCGCAACCAAGCTGTCGCTGGGAAAAAATCTTGTTTCGATTCGAAATTCAGTGACGAAGACAACAACGGCTTGTTTCGAGCCCAGTTTGGACTACTGCGTCCTGAAAATGCCTCGCTGGGATCTGAAGAAGTTTTCCCGTGTctccaacaagcttggtTCTTCCATGCTTAGTGTTGGAGAAGTCATGTCGATTGGTCGCTCCTTCGAAGAAGTGATGCAGAAGGCGTGCCGTATGGTAAACCCGAATCTAGACGGTCTCGAAGGAAACTACTCCGGGCTCGTCGATGAAAGTTTTGACTTGGAAACGCAACTGACTACCCCCACCGACACACGCTTATTTGCGGTCCAGACAGCTCTTGAGAACGGCTGGTCCGTAGACAAAGTACACGATTTGACAAAGATTGATCGTTGGTTCCTAAGCAAATTGAACAATATTGCTACAATGCGAAAGGCCGCAATGGCTGCCGGTTCTCTCGACAACTTAACGAGCAATAATGGACGGGAGCGTATGCGTCAACTGAAAATGGCGGGTTTCAGCGACCGACAAATTGCTCGCTACGTTGGTCTTCCAGGTACGCTTGACGGTGAGTCGCGCGTCCGTGACCGTCGAAAGTATCTCGGAGTGACCCCTGTTGTCAAACAGATTGATACGCTTGCTGCTGAATTCCCGGCACAGACGAATTACCTCTACGTAACCTACTCGGGAGATGAGGATGACATCGAGCCATCATCACACTCATCACAACTCACCCCGTCTTACCGCTATTCTCTTACGGAGAAGTCTCGCTTGGATTCGGGCGAGTTTCGTGCCCGAGCTAGAGCCTTTTCGGTCGGCCAGGCAGTGGCCAAGAATACTTTGAAGGAGGCAAAAGAACGGGGCGTCATAGTTCTGGGCTGTGGAGCCTATTGTATCGGGTCCAGTGTTGAGTTCGATTGGTGTGCGGTCTCGTGCATTCGACAGTTGCGCCGCGATGGATTCAAGAGCATCATAATCAATTACAATCCCGAGACTGTAAGTACAGATTATGATGAGAGCGACCAGCTCTATTTCGAAGAGCTCAGCACAGAGCGTGTTTTGGATATCTACGAACGCGAAGGAGCTGCTGGTGTTATCGTTTCGGTTGGAGGACAAATTCCGAATAACCTGGCAGATCCGCTTTCACAGAGTGGCGTTAACATTTTGGGAACAGATTCTAGCGACATTGGCCGTGCCGAGGATCGTCGTCAATTCTCGGACATGCTTGACACCCTTGGAATCCAACAGCCCGAGTGGTCTGTCCTCAAATCGAAAGACGAAGCGATTTTGTTTGCCGAGAAGGTTGAGTACCCAGTTCTAGTTCGTCCCAGTTTCGTGCTCTCTGGCGCTTCGATGAGAGTCGCCGCCGATGAGTTCCAGTTGCGCAACTTTTTGGACTTGGCTGCGGACGTTGGTAACGACAAGCCAGTCGTCGTGACCAAATTTATCCTCGGAGCGAAGGAGATCGAGTTTGATGCGGTAGCTAACAAGGGAACAATTCTCAACTACGCAATTGGTGAGCACTTGGAAAATGCTGGTGTTCACAGCGGAGATGCTACTGTTATCCTTCCGGCCCAAAAATTATACGTCAGTACGATCCGTCAGGTCAAGCGTTACGCCAGTGCGATTGCGAAGTCTCTTCGCATCACGGGACCATTTAATATCCAGTTCATGGCTAAAGGTAATCATGTGCAGGTCATTGAATGCAATCTTCGCGCGAGTCGAACCTTTCCGTTCGTAAGCAAAACGTTGAACAACAATTTTATCTCTCTCGCCACGAAGGCTATGGTTGGACTTGAAGCCGTTCCCTACAAGATTTCGTTGCTCGATATTGACTTCATCTGCGTAAAAGCTCCCATCTTTTCATTTACCCGCCTTCGTGGTGCCGACCCGACCTTGGGTGTGGAGATGGCGTCGACTGGCGAGGTTGCTTGCTTTGGAGAAGATTCTCATTCCGCGTTCTTGCAGTCAATGCTTTCGACAACGTTCAAGTTACCCAACAAGAATCGAAccattttgctttcaatcgCCAGTGAGGAATACCGACGTGAGTTTGCTGAGGCTGCTGTCATTTTGCACCGTCTGGGCTATAAACTTTTCGGAACTCCTGGTACGGCAGCGTACTACCAAGACAATCACGGCATTGAGATCAAGTCTGTTTCTAAACCGGATGCTGAAACGGACGATGCTCCGGGAACTGCCTTGCACGAAATCAAGAACGGAAAGATTGACTTGGTGATTAATGTGAGTGAAGGAGCGACGCGTCGCGAAGAAATCACGTCGGGTTACATTATCCGCCGGGCGGTGGTGGACTTCGGGGTCAGTCTGGTAACGGATGTTAAGTGTGCCATTAAACTCGCGGAGTGCTTTGACCGCGGAATGGGCGACGGTAAATTCGTTCCACGCCACATTG TTTCGGCCCAATCTTTCACGCGGGGCCAAATCCAAATATGTAACGTCGGTCAGTGCGCATCAAAGACAGAAAGCTTCGGTGACTTGCAAAGAACGAGTGCGACCGGAAAGACGCCATGA
- a CDS encoding predicted protein, whose protein sequence is MQSGAMYEFLFSYKSTQTLPGIPTSGVPRNWRGPLGAQEWAVRRTDRNQWEDGLVFLCTSPVTTFWRMAGMSYLQYVNKAATSMRGALKEPAQRKAMEQEAFAYKVSTWQDGKQSPKVPVDVLAQSGATS, encoded by the exons ATGCAGTCCGGCGCGATGTACGAATTTCTCTTCTCGTACAAGTCTACACAAACGCTCCCAGGGATTCCGACGTCTGGCGTGCCACGAAACTGGCGCGGACCTCTCGGCGCGCAAGAATGGGCCGTGCGCCGTACGGATCGGAATCAGTGGGAAGATGGGCTCGTGTTCCTCTGTACGTCT CCTGTTACTACCTTTTGGCGCATGGCCGGCATGTCGTATTTGCAG TACGTCAACAAGGCCGCCACTTCTATGCGTGGAGCCCTCAAGGAACCCGCACAACGAAAAGCCATGGAGCAAGAAGCCTTTGCGTATAAGGTCAGTACCTGGCAAGATGGCAAGCAAAGTCCCAAGGTGCCGGTGGATGTGCTGGCTCAATCCGGCGCGACGTCGTAA